Proteins from a genomic interval of Treponema brennaborense DSM 12168:
- a CDS encoding immunoglobulin-like domain-containing protein, with protein sequence MKRPIFRMFYGAFLAICTVFLFTSCSGTESAPVNTDAEAVSAAKDALAITYAAGDSAAAVTKNLTLPVFGANGVAIAWTSSSAFVTDSGEVKRPGDVSEAVTMTATLTKGSSRDTKVFPLTLYGENQEKVDAVKEKLSIKLLILNSENNITLPQSLDGYDDVEISWTSSDTGIIGAPNAETASVSIPQETVAVTVTATIKPKANDAKAETSKEFSIKVYAANDNPSADDCIAAAMDSLAITYADGDSAASVKKNLTLPGSGGNDVAVSWAVESGKESWCTPDGKITRDLTDIPVRLTATLSKSDGTPLMKTFDIIVSPITEFQIANTKFSFNGNELVQIQYGHDFLNQFGGAKYAYTIDAANKKLTVTQTAHYSYDYFAATGEWITRSDFIRKQTEGITAFVDRAITLTGKNPVTHADVVALFRAEMEIAGRTDLSDEKVKSYIISHCGSSSYFSVPFPCANVKEFDALPTDKLKSTVEKYLALRLSLFEHQSEITMTNWQEIKSQIGSIVRKAEKMKFKDAVFTYKIECDEQGSVADFHTETDYDNSKKWYEQYGIYQNEASYALECYGRQTGLFSIPGNTEYSVIFNSEISSFTYEKDNTNFSWSITVNADKTITITNLTTPSESHVLTFKGGSL encoded by the coding sequence ATGAAACGACCTATTTTTAGGATGTTTTACGGTGCTTTTCTTGCGATTTGTACCGTATTTCTTTTTACCTCCTGCTCCGGTACGGAATCTGCTCCGGTTAATACCGATGCGGAGGCTGTTTCTGCAGCGAAAGACGCGCTTGCGATTACGTACGCGGCCGGCGATTCCGCCGCGGCGGTAACGAAGAATTTGACGCTGCCCGTTTTCGGTGCGAACGGCGTCGCAATTGCGTGGACGTCGTCGTCTGCTTTCGTTACGGATTCCGGTGAGGTAAAGCGTCCTGGCGACGTCAGTGAAGCGGTAACGATGACGGCAACCTTAACGAAAGGTTCCTCACGCGATACGAAAGTTTTCCCGCTTACGCTATACGGTGAAAATCAGGAAAAAGTTGATGCAGTAAAGGAAAAGCTTTCGATAAAACTGTTGATACTGAATTCAGAAAATAACATCACGCTGCCGCAATCTTTGGACGGTTATGATGATGTTGAAATTTCATGGACAAGCAGTGATACCGGTATCATCGGCGCTCCGAACGCAGAAACGGCTTCCGTTTCGATTCCTCAGGAAACGGTCGCCGTTACCGTTACGGCGACAATCAAGCCGAAGGCAAACGATGCGAAAGCCGAAACTTCAAAAGAATTCTCGATTAAGGTTTACGCGGCCAATGACAATCCCTCTGCGGATGATTGTATTGCTGCTGCAATGGATTCACTCGCGATTACGTATGCGGACGGCGATTCCGCCGCGTCGGTGAAGAAGAATCTGACGTTGCCCGGTTCCGGTGGCAACGATGTTGCCGTTTCTTGGGCAGTGGAATCGGGAAAGGAAAGCTGGTGTACGCCGGACGGTAAAATCACGCGTGATTTGACGGATATTCCGGTACGGCTGACGGCAACGTTGAGCAAATCGGATGGTACGCCGTTAATGAAAACCTTTGATATTATTGTCAGCCCAATCACCGAATTTCAAATTGCCAATACAAAATTCAGTTTTAATGGGAACGAACTGGTACAGATTCAGTATGGTCATGATTTTCTTAATCAGTTTGGCGGTGCCAAGTATGCGTATACCATCGACGCGGCGAATAAAAAATTGACCGTAACCCAAACAGCTCACTATAGCTACGATTATTTCGCTGCTACCGGTGAATGGATCACAAGATCTGATTTTATTCGCAAACAAACTGAGGGTATAACGGCTTTTGTGGATAGGGCTATAACGCTCACCGGTAAAAATCCCGTAACTCACGCCGACGTCGTTGCCCTTTTTCGTGCAGAAATGGAAATTGCCGGTCGAACGGATCTTTCGGATGAGAAGGTAAAATCATATATAATTTCTCATTGTGGATCGTCGAGTTACTTTTCCGTACCATTTCCTTGTGCGAATGTGAAAGAATTTGACGCTTTGCCGACTGACAAGCTGAAATCGACTGTAGAGAAATATTTAGCGCTGAGGCTTTCTCTGTTTGAACATCAATCTGAGATTACGATGACAAACTGGCAAGAAATCAAATCGCAGATAGGTTCTATAGTACGGAAAGCCGAAAAAATGAAGTTTAAAGATGCGGTATTTACTTATAAAATCGAATGTGACGAACAGGGATCGGTTGCCGATTTTCATACGGAAACAGACTATGACAACTCGAAAAAATGGTATGAACAGTATGGAATATACCAAAACGAAGCATCTTATGCTTTAGAATGCTACGGCAGACAAACGGGCTTGTTCTCCATTCCCGGTAATACTGAATATAGTGTAATATTTAACAGCGAGATTTCCTCATTTACGTATGAAAAAGATAACACCAATTTTTCATGGTCGATTACTGTGAACGCCGACAAAACTATAACGATAACCAATCTCACCACACCGTCGGAATCCCATGTGCTAACTTTTAAAGGTGGATCCCTGTAA
- a CDS encoding flavin reductase family protein has translation MNTFKSISPYEMTVNPFTMIGKDWLLITAEKDGKANTMTASWGGVGILWNKPVAYVFIRPQRYTKEFVDSNARLSLSVPGGAFRKQLNYLGKVSGRDEPKIENAGLTLRTEDGVPFFDEAQTVLLCRKMYKQDLDGRCFIDAAISPAMYAEKDFHTMYVCEIEKVLIRA, from the coding sequence ATGAACACATTCAAATCAATTTCCCCGTATGAAATGACGGTGAATCCGTTTACGATGATCGGCAAGGATTGGCTGCTGATCACTGCGGAAAAAGACGGCAAGGCGAACACGATGACCGCTTCCTGGGGCGGCGTCGGCATTCTGTGGAATAAACCGGTTGCGTACGTATTTATCCGGCCGCAGCGCTATACGAAAGAATTTGTCGATTCAAACGCGCGCCTGTCGCTTTCCGTGCCGGGCGGGGCTTTCCGCAAGCAGCTCAATTATTTGGGAAAAGTTTCCGGCCGCGACGAACCCAAAATCGAAAATGCCGGATTGACGCTCCGCACCGAAGACGGCGTGCCGTTTTTTGACGAAGCGCAGACGGTGCTGCTGTGCCGAAAAATGTATAAACAGGATCTGGACGGGCGGTGCTTTATCGACGCGGCTATTTCTCCGGCAATGTACGCGGAGAAGGATTTTCACACGATGTACGTGTGTGAAATCGAAAAGGTGCTGATTCGCGCATAA
- a CDS encoding PG0541 family transporter-associated protein, with protein MTNKDIIDIPESDAVSYAGKDARGPGKDEDGKLVRLEIIMSQSMEDDFIAAFTKADTGKMFTKIPQAMGQGFSVPKMGDAIWPQLNCIYIVFCTKTQYAEVRKIIHRLRKEYPGEGLACFRSKAKMV; from the coding sequence ATGACGAATAAAGATATAATCGATATACCTGAATCCGACGCCGTTTCTTATGCCGGAAAAGACGCCCGGGGACCGGGCAAGGATGAAGACGGAAAACTGGTTCGCCTTGAAATCATCATGAGTCAATCGATGGAAGATGATTTTATTGCAGCCTTTACGAAGGCGGATACGGGTAAAATGTTTACCAAAATTCCGCAGGCGATGGGACAAGGGTTTTCCGTGCCCAAAATGGGGGACGCCATTTGGCCGCAGCTCAACTGCATTTATATCGTTTTCTGCACGAAAACCCAATACGCCGAAGTCCGCAAAATAATACACCGGCTGCGTAAAGAGTATCCGGGCGAAGGTCTGGCGTGTTTCCGCAGCAAGGCTAAAATGGTGTAA
- a CDS encoding efflux RND transporter permease subunit: protein MSLSKRAVSKPTTVLILFVILTALGIYSTTKLPLDLLPDMELPYIAISTSYTNAGPEEVERSVSRPIESSISSVTGLKNMQSLSSTGSSLVLLELNYGTNLDAATNEIRDKLDLVKGYLPDDTGTPLILKMDPSMMPIMQYVVSGNRTPEELRLYAEDIIQPRLEQIDGVASASISGGREKAIVVDIPRDRLEAYSLTITQIAQMIGAQNVQGSGGSISEGDKTYSITTSGEYTSLDDIRNTVIAYKSSPVSGGTPQVRKILLRDIADVYEGYKDVSSLAYMNGTPCVIVSIQKQSGKNSVQTANSVRKQITSIEKLLPADVKLSEEMNTTDIIETSIKNIVSSALSGALLAIIVLFIFLRSIKSTIIIGITIPVSLIITLGLMKFTGFSLNMMTLAGLSLGVGMLVDNSIVILENIYSYRAKGAKPSVAAVLGSQEMIMAITASTLTTICVFLPLVMYSNELGMVGQIFKGLTFTVVFSLVCSLAVAVVLVPVLSSKYLKLENIAGRKRTGFVGAVDCAMTRFFERVDKLYARAVRGVLHHKVITIGIIVALLVASLVMIPVIGFIYMPEQGADSVSVSLEMPKGTRLETTDSVVRHLEALVRQDVKGVKSTTVSVGGGSMMGLGGSNTNTASLYITLYPLAEREEGWDSDETAKVKIRKYFDQFPGAVLSFGSSGFSMGGSDIDVVIKSNSMEQLRKAADDIVAALGEHTGEYLTEVSSNLEDGLPEVEIVIDRNKLQDLGLNIYSVSNEIKANVNGTTASRYRDGGNEIDITVQLAEDDRTRLLDLEQIFVTNSQGQRIPLSSFASYEESESPVTIIRENQMRTIHVTAKKQNWRQATTQVQTVVEKAIRENVVLGDDVRVSYGGSFENLQEGLTQFAVIILMAVILVFAVMASQFESFLDPFIVLFTIPLSVIGIVAIYLMTGSPLNMITAVGALVLVGIIVNNGIVLVDYTNLLRKRGYALEDACIKAAQNRLRPILMTTLTTVLGLVPMAFFPGEGSEMTQPIGQTVLGGLTFGTLMTLFLMPTLYYVFNRFREKRQAKKLLKKQLRAERKSAKAAGGDGKQAGANGNNAAVLSASGTRKPVSGPSAYGTVSMEDFDDE from the coding sequence ATGTCTTTGTCGAAAAGAGCGGTTTCAAAACCGACGACGGTGCTTATCCTGTTCGTTATTTTAACGGCATTGGGCATATATTCGACGACGAAATTGCCGTTGGACTTGCTGCCCGATATGGAGCTGCCGTATATTGCGATTTCCACTTCGTACACGAACGCCGGACCCGAAGAAGTCGAGCGTTCCGTTTCCCGACCGATAGAAAGCTCGATTTCCAGCGTTACCGGATTGAAAAACATGCAGTCGCTGTCGTCCACCGGTTCCAGCTTGGTTCTGCTCGAATTGAATTACGGAACCAACCTCGACGCCGCAACGAATGAAATTCGCGATAAACTGGATTTGGTCAAAGGTTATCTACCCGACGATACGGGCACGCCGCTGATCCTGAAAATGGACCCGTCGATGATGCCGATCATGCAGTACGTCGTTTCCGGTAACCGCACTCCCGAAGAGCTGCGCCTGTACGCCGAGGATATAATTCAGCCGCGGCTTGAACAGATCGACGGCGTGGCGTCCGCTTCCATAAGCGGCGGCCGTGAAAAGGCGATCGTCGTTGACATTCCGCGCGACCGGCTCGAAGCGTATTCGCTCACAATCACGCAGATTGCCCAGATGATCGGCGCTCAGAACGTACAGGGTTCCGGCGGAAGTATTTCCGAGGGAGACAAAACGTATTCGATCACGACGTCGGGCGAATATACGTCGCTGGACGACATCCGCAACACGGTAATCGCCTATAAATCTTCACCGGTTTCCGGCGGTACGCCGCAGGTACGCAAGATTCTGCTGCGCGATATTGCCGACGTGTACGAAGGGTATAAAGACGTTTCCAGTCTTGCGTATATGAACGGCACGCCGTGCGTTATCGTCAGCATTCAGAAACAGAGCGGCAAAAATTCCGTTCAGACGGCGAACAGCGTTCGTAAACAGATTACTTCTATAGAAAAATTGCTGCCGGCCGACGTCAAGTTGTCGGAAGAAATGAATACGACGGATATCATTGAAACTTCAATCAAGAATATCGTCAGTTCCGCATTGTCGGGCGCACTGCTCGCCATTATCGTATTGTTTATTTTTCTGCGGAGTATCAAAAGTACGATCATCATCGGTATTACGATACCGGTGTCGCTGATCATTACGCTCGGTTTGATGAAGTTTACCGGATTTTCGCTGAACATGATGACGCTCGCCGGTTTGTCGCTCGGTGTCGGTATGCTTGTGGATAACTCGATCGTTATTCTGGAAAACATTTACAGTTATCGGGCAAAGGGTGCAAAGCCGTCCGTTGCGGCGGTGCTCGGCTCCCAGGAAATGATCATGGCCATTACGGCCAGTACGCTGACCACGATCTGCGTATTTCTGCCGCTCGTCATGTACAGTAACGAACTGGGAATGGTCGGTCAGATATTTAAAGGACTGACGTTTACGGTCGTCTTTTCACTCGTGTGCAGTCTTGCCGTCGCCGTCGTGTTGGTTCCGGTACTTTCATCCAAGTATCTGAAACTCGAAAACATCGCCGGGCGTAAACGTACCGGTTTCGTTGGTGCGGTAGACTGCGCAATGACCCGCTTTTTTGAACGGGTCGACAAACTGTACGCGCGCGCCGTACGCGGCGTGCTGCACCATAAAGTCATTACGATCGGTATCATAGTCGCGCTGCTCGTTGCCAGTTTGGTTATGATTCCGGTTATCGGTTTCATTTACATGCCGGAGCAGGGCGCGGACAGCGTTTCAGTCAGTCTTGAAATGCCGAAAGGAACCCGGCTTGAAACGACCGACTCGGTTGTCAGACATCTTGAGGCGCTCGTTCGGCAGGACGTAAAAGGTGTCAAGTCTACGACGGTATCCGTCGGCGGCGGTTCGATGATGGGACTGGGCGGCTCAAATACGAACACGGCTTCACTGTATATCACTTTGTATCCGTTGGCCGAACGAGAGGAAGGCTGGGACAGCGACGAAACGGCGAAAGTGAAAATCAGAAAATATTTCGATCAGTTTCCCGGCGCCGTGCTGTCGTTCGGTTCAAGCGGTTTCAGCATGGGCGGCAGCGATATAGACGTCGTGATCAAGAGCAACAGTATGGAACAGCTGCGCAAAGCCGCCGACGATATCGTTGCGGCGCTGGGCGAGCATACCGGCGAGTATTTAACGGAAGTCAGCAGCAATCTTGAAGACGGTTTGCCCGAGGTCGAAATCGTAATCGACCGCAACAAACTGCAGGATTTGGGGCTGAACATTTACAGCGTGAGTAACGAAATCAAGGCGAACGTCAACGGAACGACGGCCAGCCGCTATCGCGACGGAGGCAATGAAATCGACATTACGGTTCAGCTTGCCGAAGACGATCGCACGCGGCTGCTCGATCTGGAACAGATATTCGTAACCAATTCTCAGGGACAGCGCATTCCGCTTTCGAGCTTCGCTTCGTATGAAGAATCCGAATCGCCGGTAACGATCATCCGCGAAAACCAGATGCGTACGATCCACGTTACCGCCAAAAAACAGAATTGGCGGCAGGCCACCACGCAGGTACAGACGGTGGTGGAAAAAGCCATCCGTGAAAACGTCGTATTGGGCGACGACGTGCGCGTTTCATACGGCGGAAGTTTTGAAAATCTGCAGGAAGGTTTGACGCAGTTCGCGGTCATTATCCTGATGGCGGTCATCCTCGTTTTTGCGGTTATGGCGAGCCAATTCGAGTCGTTCCTTGATCCGTTTATCGTTCTGTTTACGATTCCGCTTTCGGTTATCGGTATCGTTGCCATATATCTGATGACGGGTTCACCGCTGAACATGATTACGGCCGTCGGCGCGCTCGTGCTGGTGGGTATTATCGTAAACAACGGTATCGTTTTGGTCGACTATACGAATCTGCTGCGTAAGCGCGGTTACGCGCTGGAAGACGCGTGTATCAAAGCGGCGCAGAACCGTCTGCGGCCGATCCTGATGACGACGCTGACGACCGTTCTGGGATTGGTTCCGATGGCGTTCTTTCCCGGTGAAGGTTCGGAAATGACGCAGCCGATCGGACAGACCGTTTTGGGCGGTTTGACGTTCGGCACGCTGATGACGCTGTTTCTGATGCCGACGCTGTATTACGTTTTCAACCGTTTCCGCGAAAAACGGCAGGCCAAAAAATTGCTGAAAAAACAGCTCCGTGCGGAGCGCAAGTCGGCGAAGGCCGCCGGCGGCGACGGAAAACAGGCCGGTGCAAACGGGAACAACGCGGCGGTTTTATCCGCTTCCGGCACTCGTAAACCGGTATCGGGTCCGTCGGCGTACGGAACCGTCAGTATGGAGGATTTTGATGACGAATAA
- a CDS encoding M16 family metallopeptidase, whose product MKTKSLQAALYRAVICLAAGFILAGCVSGTKPELSQPLEQDAAVLSGTLENGMSYYVKRNAKPENRIMLRLAVNAGSNMEEDDQKGVAHLVEHMAFNGSEHFAENELINYFESIGMAFGPEVNAYTSFDETVYMIEVPADNPEMLAQGMTVLRDWACGLLFDPVELDKERGVVTEEWRLRRGLSGRLSDKQIPFLLKDSRYAERLPIGDMEVIKNVSRERVVDFYEKWYRPELMSVVLVGDIDPAVMEQAIVSAMASVPASQKKVQRPEYDVKAQKEEAVLVIRDPEQPYTLIQILEQMPALKIETEAQFRQNLVYQTAFAIFNARLAELTYSDNPLWFDAAAFSTEMTRSSAFNALALVPKEGLFTQALTALLDELDRITQFGITESELDRVKRESLSAAEQDWLNRNNVESANVAAALVNHALTGQPVVSADTDYELMKRFIPSITAAEVDGAIRDGFTNRGTLFIAAVPDAAQDVPSDEEILNIWLTHKSEEPLTPYGENDIDRPLTSLPAAVGSVIATETVPGTNIVRRTLSNGAHVLTLKTDFKTNEVLFSAVSRGGASVAAEADVPSALLATDYLAMSGLNGFSATDLQKKLAGKQVSVSPYIGSYTEGLSGSAAATDLETLMQLVRSYFTEPYFTDTGWNNLTTTANLIASSRSAQPQTVFQDKITEILYGGSLRKSALTPEFAARLNRETAERIYRERFADAADFTFIFVGDFNEDELVSLAETYIATLPAAPVRAGENRTPEQAVFTEPEFPAGKPAATVRKGLEKQSSVFIAFGGRLPAADAETSRIETELFEMLRSLLDIRLRESIREDKSGTYGVSVNGSFYTYPERAYEMQISFGCEPGREQELADDVIAEIARLQTQLTDESYMTKLKETYRRTKETALKTNGYWISSVTQAVIEGTNPVAVSDTETIPTLVTPQTMRDLANTYLHTDNYVTVFLEPEI is encoded by the coding sequence ATGAAAACGAAAAGTCTGCAAGCTGCGCTGTACCGCGCAGTCATTTGCCTTGCGGCCGGGTTTATATTGGCCGGCTGCGTTTCCGGTACGAAACCGGAACTTTCACAGCCGCTGGAACAGGATGCCGCCGTTTTGAGCGGTACGCTTGAAAACGGAATGAGTTATTACGTTAAACGCAACGCCAAACCGGAAAACAGGATCATGCTGCGTCTGGCGGTCAACGCCGGATCGAATATGGAAGAAGACGATCAAAAAGGCGTCGCCCATTTGGTTGAACACATGGCGTTCAACGGCTCGGAACATTTTGCCGAAAACGAGCTGATCAATTATTTTGAATCGATCGGAATGGCGTTCGGCCCGGAAGTAAACGCATATACTTCGTTCGACGAAACGGTGTACATGATCGAAGTTCCCGCCGACAATCCGGAAATGCTTGCGCAGGGCATGACCGTTCTGCGCGACTGGGCCTGCGGCCTGCTGTTCGACCCGGTCGAATTAGATAAGGAACGCGGCGTCGTTACCGAAGAATGGCGGCTGCGGCGCGGTTTGAGCGGACGGCTTTCCGACAAACAGATTCCGTTTCTGCTCAAGGATTCCCGCTACGCCGAACGCCTTCCCATCGGCGACATGGAAGTTATCAAAAACGTATCGCGCGAGCGGGTCGTCGATTTTTACGAAAAATGGTACCGGCCCGAACTGATGTCGGTCGTTTTGGTAGGCGATATCGATCCTGCGGTCATGGAACAGGCAATCGTTTCGGCAATGGCATCCGTTCCCGCCTCACAAAAGAAAGTGCAGCGCCCCGAATACGACGTAAAAGCCCAAAAAGAGGAAGCGGTACTCGTTATCCGCGACCCGGAACAGCCGTACACGCTTATCCAGATACTGGAACAGATGCCGGCTCTCAAAATCGAAACGGAAGCGCAGTTTCGCCAAAATCTCGTATATCAGACGGCGTTTGCCATATTTAACGCACGTCTTGCCGAACTGACATATTCGGACAATCCGCTCTGGTTCGACGCCGCTGCGTTCTCAACGGAAATGACGCGCAGCTCGGCGTTCAACGCACTCGCACTCGTTCCCAAAGAAGGATTGTTCACGCAAGCACTGACGGCGCTGCTCGACGAGCTCGACCGGATCACGCAGTTCGGTATAACCGAAAGCGAACTCGACCGCGTAAAACGCGAAAGTCTTTCCGCCGCGGAACAGGATTGGCTGAACCGGAACAACGTCGAATCGGCGAACGTCGCGGCTGCGCTGGTCAATCATGCGCTGACCGGTCAGCCGGTCGTTTCGGCAGACACCGATTACGAACTGATGAAGCGGTTCATACCGTCGATCACCGCGGCGGAAGTCGACGGCGCCATCCGCGACGGATTTACGAACCGCGGCACGCTGTTTATTGCAGCCGTTCCCGACGCGGCGCAGGACGTTCCTTCCGATGAGGAAATATTGAACATCTGGCTCACCCATAAAAGCGAAGAACCGCTGACACCCTACGGTGAAAACGATATCGACCGGCCGCTGACTTCACTCCCCGCCGCCGTGGGCAGCGTTATCGCAACGGAAACGGTTCCCGGAACGAATATCGTACGCCGTACGCTTTCAAACGGCGCGCACGTACTCACGCTGAAAACCGATTTCAAAACGAACGAAGTGCTTTTTTCGGCAGTGAGCCGAGGCGGCGCTTCCGTCGCGGCGGAGGCGGACGTACCGTCCGCGCTGCTTGCAACCGACTATCTTGCGATGTCCGGCCTGAACGGATTTTCCGCGACGGATCTTCAGAAAAAGCTCGCCGGCAAACAGGTTTCCGTGTCTCCGTACATCGGCAGTTACACCGAAGGTTTGTCCGGCAGCGCGGCGGCAACCGATCTCGAGACGCTCATGCAGCTCGTGCGCTCGTATTTTACAGAACCGTATTTTACGGACACCGGATGGAACAATCTGACCACCACGGCGAACCTGATTGCTTCAAGCCGTTCCGCGCAGCCGCAAACCGTTTTTCAGGATAAGATTACGGAAATACTGTACGGCGGCAGCCTGCGAAAATCCGCACTGACGCCGGAATTTGCGGCGAGGCTCAACCGGGAAACCGCCGAACGCATATACCGCGAACGGTTTGCCGACGCCGCCGACTTTACGTTCATATTCGTCGGCGATTTTAACGAGGACGAGCTGGTTTCACTTGCCGAAACGTATATCGCGACGCTGCCGGCTGCTCCCGTACGCGCCGGCGAAAACCGGACGCCGGAACAGGCCGTCTTTACGGAACCGGAATTCCCTGCGGGAAAACCGGCGGCGACAGTCAGAAAAGGACTTGAAAAACAAAGCAGCGTGTTTATCGCGTTCGGCGGCAGACTTCCCGCCGCCGATGCGGAAACGAGCCGCATCGAAACGGAACTGTTTGAAATGCTGCGCTCGCTGCTTGACATCCGTCTGCGGGAATCGATCCGCGAAGACAAGAGCGGCACCTACGGCGTCAGCGTAAACGGTTCGTTTTATACGTATCCGGAGCGCGCGTATGAAATGCAGATTTCGTTCGGATGCGAACCGGGACGGGAGCAGGAACTGGCAGACGACGTCATTGCCGAAATCGCCCGGCTTCAAACGCAGCTTACCGACGAATCGTACATGACCAAGCTGAAAGAAACGTACCGCAGAACCAAAGAAACGGCGCTCAAAACGAACGGCTACTGGATATCGTCCGTTACCCAAGCGGTCATCGAGGGAACGAACCCGGTCGCCGTTTCCGACACGGAAACCATTCCGACTCTCGTAACGCCGCAGACGATGCGCGATCTTGCGAACACGTATCTGCATACGGACAATTACGTAACCGTATTCCTTGAACCGGAAATCTGA